The following coding sequences are from one Granulicella aggregans window:
- a CDS encoding MBG domain-containing protein, whose product MFCFIQNQLRFGNRVTRSFNVKTLVALMTVLFLGFTMHGFAQSPSGNVVVSTSTTWPTGTYQVTSLTVNSGATLTVGGGSSITASGAVLVTASSNIVLQSINNTAQVSGKWQGSGVIITAASVEVDSGSSINADGQGYVANAGPGGAPVGSSDGGSYGGLGAVQQYPIAPASPIYGSATAPIDLGSGGDFGSGNGAGGAGGGAVHLVVSGILTNNGTISAAGANPSGIGGEGSGGSVYVQTATLAGSGSISANGGSGQQNGAFGGGGGRVAVYYNAATSPFTGFAASTASGGNGSFSPGANGTAGFFDTSTTDAGLTVYQNFVIPAGTTVSYNSVTVQTGALLTIGGGSTINVDTALKVTGTIVAQAINNSAEVNGAWAGAGVTFNAASVQVDASGSINADAQGYIVNAGPGGAPVGSGDGASYGGLGATGNGSTPAVPSPVYGSATAPVDLGSGGDSNPSQASTGGAGGGAIHLVVSGTITNNGIISVNGVNTNGTGVGGGSGGSLYLQTGALAGSGTIVANGGSGEQNGAYGGGGGRIAVYFATNNGFSLANITANGGGGSLSGAPGTVYTLGANTNLTVSDNVVLPANSTLNYSSIAVNNAGSLTLGSGTTLTANSISVSNGSTFNVGGGSTLTVSGAVVVTGNSSIVFESINNTAQVNGTARGAGATLTAGSVEVDAGSSINADTQGYAPTAGPGGTPLGTNPGASYGGLGGAPNGYQPPPTYGLAVAPTDLGSGGSSTNGTVNGSAGGSGGGAVRLIVLGTLTNNGTISSNGQGPGSANNQASGGSGGSVLLQTATLTGSGTIVASGGVGYYGGGGGGGRVAVYYTTDSGFNVTQVTAPGGGGGTGGANGSTVFTNTPAFAWISPVGSVLHGTETLGWFAGAVDPTTTTVKLVASGPDVETLASGLNANASLSLDTTTLANGRYEFRLIFYDANGNDIQEVPRTFVINNSLNWHAGIISANQEWSASQVQGIDGAVIIPSGVTVTIDPGTIVKATPGAQIIVQSGGTLNALGGGSNPVIFTTFDDSSVGGDTDFTGGLTLPTAGEWKGILVQTGGQFNSNANTEILYVEFSLTGSLVNQTLLNDQTYQVNETLTVPTGSTLTIQPGTVIKFAANAGINVQTGATLVANGTLAQPIYFTSLNDSSVGGNTSGSAQAPAPGDWSTILIDGATATFNHVYFLYGGGPQSSSSLLGMIQTSDAANVTISNSVISQSFYNGILTGSPHAGGTLTLDSSVVSGVQDRGINAQVGSTVNVTNDTFDANNAGIQVHGGTVNVANTIISNTIGTQFGGIDVGGTLNISYSDVWTSAAGVPNYSGIADPTGTNGNISANPVYVNQSQGDYRLNFGSPALDAANGAVSPLTDALGDPRYNDPRVQTRTGVPDANGHYPDMGAFEYVESAASDIDLTVPSVSGPATAITGTQVQLTWTDTNTGSGTAQGPWHDAIYLVQDPDTNPVAIYAGDVLVASGVTLGPGASVVSSGTIRVPGTTVGNHRWEVKANDRGEVFVGQNSANATGISLNEVAIDLPELVVDSPATSNTFASTGQSAWYKLTPGANKAVEVTLDLTGASGAVQLFVGQGYLPTPQHYDFQQIQFNSTTASLVIPSTSSQTYYVTAYAQLLTTSPALFTLAATTIKFSLTSVSPNAIINSGSQTLTFVGGGFQSNATYQLVAPGGQTYTATSVFLTDASHAAATFAASGLANGIYGAQVMENGTTVSLSNAVAVGANSSGSSSSVGGQIQVNLSTPFEYRVGFPFEATLNYTNVSSSDLPAPMILVSATGATLSQIPPPCSGCNANFPLMYQSQNSSTSLLVLGISNQGPAGVLPAGASGSIPLLVTAAFSSNVTFTTQVVSTANPDPLIGYTVSDKDCPASGCPVSLSVKAIAKRRASASQNGSTAPTETDIGNFPDATAFCSVFLPAFTSAAGFSRTCMQLLVGSGYQADPTTVVAPYEYLNLDGRNINSLLAADATALSSQGIYESDGSRLFQFELQNDGLSVFNQRYHQGAFGFGTSHAFDITGEIYNRTPVVHYPDGSTRSFPTPDPSKSNQYLGSIGDYGVLTVNTDGSWTLTERSGTVYDLVPDTQNTATARQVLNYIQDLNGNRITLTYTNDLVTSAVDNFGNTIAFAYDSLGHILQATDPVGRVTTYTYDTKTDSLHSTFLTSVTNSAGTTSFTWNEGGPSGVGYIADSCVSTYCEPAIGVNTIAYPDGTHTYFTYDALGRLATQYQDGNAQTLTYKYVAGGVVTLTDADGNTVQASTDVNGNISQYTDPLGSVTNLSYDPESKFTGLAGPLGTTLSFGYDSLGNVASLVDPLGNQQNYSSTAYNKLQSFTDAAGNATSATYDSSYNQTGLVYPDNSSVQATYDGHGNVTSVTNRRGHTTTYTYNSVNLLTSKTYANGSQVSYTYDAHRNLLTSTASNGTTSFAYDTADRLTQITYPGGQTIQYTYNTGGQRTSMSDSTGFSVNYSYDAAGRLSQLTNSGGASIVAYTYDAAGNLTKKSMGNGTSTTFAYDANGNPLHLINYGATGSVLSEFDYTYDSLGRTATAKAPAGTSSYAYDADGEISSDNTPNGVIPYTYDVNGNWTNASGTAYSVNNLNEYTTAGTTAYAYDPDGNLISGAGVNYTYDDENRLIGMTSATDTWTYQYDGLGSRISATHNGTVTQYVNDLSGLGNVEAELNGSGQLVSHYTYGLDLTSSVPASGSAAYYAFDGAGNTAQMTSASGSVVNSYSYLPFGQKLTSVTGVANPFTFVGEYGVMDEGSGLYFMRNRWYDPALGRFVQQDPIGFAGGTNLYSYSGNSPLTYSDPVGTCPTKADVIDAGNHALNALSGTGVVAGIAGNVSTIFSLAQDIHNGDATSAAKDSASILARTLSLAPAETIAATEFVGIKLLQKAPAALAKAVPLLGQIGILDEASQAGFNGAAALYYYSPFQFDPHDDPTVCNNVTPAPRTEMPIDVPVDKLLNGQITITDMTSGGTSKDPNGKLTSGFGDQGFVPPSTPILYTIYFENQPTATAPAEKVTVTDPLAPNLDWSTVQLSQIQFNNVTINVPAGQQTYSGQVSVGTDPNPVSVNAALNPSTGVLSWTMQSVNPTTGGLPSDPLAGFLPPNNASNQGTGYVTFTVKPKSGLSNGTAITNQATIVFDANAAISTNTVTNTIDSVDPTSSVGALPATTTSPSFTVTWTGSDPAGAGIASYNIYVSINNGAYSVWLSSTTATSATYSGVAGLTYSFYSIATDNAGNIQLAPGPIQTTTTAQALASQTITFGTLANQTYGVAAISLTATASSGLPVAYTVTGPATVSGSTLTITGAGLVTITASQAGNNTYAAATSVSQSFTIAKAALTATATNVTRLYGAANPALTYSLAGFVNGDTTAVVSGSATLSTTATTTSAPGPYPITFATEALAATNYTFNYVAGVLTVSGGAYQTITFSALLNQTYGTAPLTLAATASSGLPVSYRVNGPATISGSILTVTGAGLVTVTASQAGNADYAAATPVSQSFTVAKAVLTATAASLSRIYGVANPALTYSVAGFVNGDTSAIVSGSATLSTTASATSPAGTYPITFTTEALAATNYSFKYVAGVLTISGGASQAITFGTLAGKTYGVAPLTLTATASSGLPVSYTTTGPATISGSTLTITGAGLVIVTASQAGNTDYAAAMPVSQSLTVAKAVLTATAASVSRPYGAANPALTYSVAGFVNGDNNSVVSGSAAPTTTATATSAPGTYPITFATEGLVAANYSFAYVAGTLTVSSGTLVIAPSSGNFGSITVGRISPVISFTVTNNTTSTMGYLGYTNLGEFYLQPGTCHLVNGEPMLNPGKSCVFTAVFKPTKPGPVSGSLSIQTSSGTFTVPMTGTGSTLLIAPSSGNFGIITVGKTSPVISFTVTNDTTTTMGYLGYANLGEFYLQPGTCHLVNGEPMLNPGQSCVFTAVFKPTKPGSVSGSLSIQTSSGTFNIPMMGTGLTP is encoded by the coding sequence TGCCGCCTCGGTTCAGGTCGATGCCAGCGGCTCAATCAACGCGGACGCGCAGGGCTACATCGTAAACGCCGGCCCCGGCGGCGCTCCAGTGGGTTCAGGCGATGGTGCCTCGTATGGCGGTCTGGGCGCAACTGGCAATGGATCGACCCCCGCAGTACCTTCTCCTGTCTATGGCTCCGCAACCGCACCGGTCGACCTCGGCTCGGGCGGCGACTCGAACCCGAGCCAGGCGAGTACCGGCGGAGCAGGCGGCGGCGCGATCCATCTCGTTGTGTCTGGAACCATCACCAACAATGGGATAATTTCGGTAAATGGAGTCAACACCAATGGCACCGGGGTCGGAGGCGGCTCTGGCGGATCGTTGTATCTACAAACAGGCGCGTTGGCGGGCAGCGGAACCATCGTGGCCAATGGCGGCAGCGGCGAGCAGAACGGCGCCTACGGCGGCGGCGGTGGCCGCATTGCTGTTTACTTCGCCACCAATAACGGCTTTAGTCTCGCCAACATAACAGCCAACGGCGGCGGCGGCTCCCTTTCGGGCGCGCCGGGGACCGTCTACACCCTTGGAGCAAACACAAACCTTACCGTCTCCGACAACGTCGTCCTGCCGGCAAACTCGACCCTGAACTACAGCAGCATCGCCGTCAACAATGCGGGCTCACTCACTCTGGGGTCTGGCACCACGCTCACGGCGAACAGCATCTCGGTATCGAACGGTTCCACCTTCAACGTGGGCGGCGGTTCCACCCTGACAGTGAGCGGCGCAGTCGTGGTCACGGGCAATTCAAGCATCGTCTTCGAGAGCATCAACAACACTGCGCAGGTGAATGGAACAGCGCGGGGCGCCGGTGCAACCCTGACCGCCGGATCCGTAGAGGTGGATGCAGGCAGCTCCATCAACGCCGACACGCAGGGATATGCTCCGACCGCGGGCCCGGGTGGAACTCCGCTGGGAACCAACCCGGGCGCTTCGTATGGCGGACTCGGCGGGGCTCCGAACGGCTACCAGCCTCCTCCGACCTATGGCCTGGCGGTCGCGCCCACCGATCTCGGTTCCGGCGGCAGTTCGACCAACGGCACTGTGAACGGCAGCGCCGGAGGATCGGGCGGCGGTGCCGTTCGCCTGATCGTTCTCGGAACCTTGACGAATAACGGCACCATCTCCTCCAACGGACAAGGTCCGGGTAGCGCAAACAATCAGGCCAGCGGCGGCTCGGGCGGTTCTGTCTTACTTCAGACCGCAACACTCACCGGCTCCGGCACTATCGTGGCAAGCGGCGGCGTCGGCTACTATGGCGGCGGCGGTGGTGGTGGCAGAGTTGCCGTCTATTACACGACAGACAGCGGCTTCAATGTCACGCAGGTCACAGCACCCGGAGGCGGCGGAGGCACGGGCGGAGCAAATGGCTCGACCGTCTTCACAAACACACCCGCCTTTGCATGGATTTCGCCAGTTGGCAGCGTGCTTCACGGCACAGAGACACTGGGATGGTTCGCGGGAGCGGTAGACCCCACCACGACCACGGTCAAGCTCGTTGCCTCCGGCCCGGATGTCGAAACGCTCGCATCGGGACTCAACGCGAACGCCAGCCTGTCCCTCGACACAACCACGCTCGCCAACGGCCGGTACGAGTTCCGGCTCATCTTCTACGACGCGAATGGAAACGATATTCAGGAAGTCCCGCGCACGTTTGTCATCAACAACAGCCTTAATTGGCATGCGGGCATCATTTCGGCCAACCAGGAGTGGTCGGCGAGTCAGGTCCAGGGAATCGACGGCGCAGTCATCATTCCTTCCGGAGTCACCGTAACGATCGATCCCGGGACCATCGTGAAGGCCACTCCCGGCGCACAGATCATCGTGCAGAGCGGCGGAACTCTGAACGCCCTCGGCGGCGGTTCGAATCCTGTCATCTTCACCACCTTCGACGACAGCAGCGTAGGCGGCGATACGGACTTTACCGGCGGACTGACCTTACCTACCGCGGGTGAATGGAAGGGAATCCTTGTCCAGACTGGCGGCCAGTTTAACTCCAATGCAAACACTGAGATTCTGTACGTTGAATTTTCGCTGACCGGGTCGCTCGTCAATCAGACCCTGCTGAACGACCAGACCTACCAGGTAAATGAGACCCTGACCGTCCCCACCGGGTCGACGCTCACCATCCAGCCCGGAACGGTGATCAAGTTCGCCGCGAATGCCGGCATCAATGTGCAGACGGGCGCCACGCTGGTTGCCAACGGAACTCTCGCCCAGCCAATCTACTTCACCTCACTCAACGACAGCTCGGTTGGCGGCAACACCAGCGGCAGCGCACAGGCACCCGCGCCCGGCGACTGGTCGACCATCCTGATCGATGGCGCTACCGCGACCTTCAACCATGTTTATTTCCTCTACGGCGGCGGTCCGCAAAGCAGCAGCAGCCTCCTTGGCATGATCCAGACCAGCGACGCCGCCAATGTCACGATCTCGAACAGCGTCATCAGCCAGTCCTTCTACAACGGAATACTCACCGGCTCTCCCCATGCTGGCGGCACGTTGACGCTGGACAGTTCAGTTGTCTCCGGCGTTCAAGATCGCGGCATCAATGCACAGGTCGGCTCGACGGTGAATGTGACCAACGATACGTTCGACGCGAACAACGCCGGGATCCAGGTCCACGGCGGAACCGTAAACGTCGCCAACACGATCATCAGCAATACGATCGGGACACAGTTCGGCGGCATCGATGTAGGCGGCACGCTAAATATTAGCTACTCCGACGTATGGACGAGCGCTGCGGGCGTGCCGAACTATAGCGGCATCGCCGATCCGACCGGCACCAACGGCAACATCTCCGCAAATCCTGTCTACGTCAATCAGTCTCAGGGCGACTACCGCCTCAACTTCGGCTCTCCGGCCCTCGACGCCGCGAACGGAGCGGTCTCGCCGCTTACCGATGCTCTCGGCGACCCACGCTACAACGATCCTCGCGTCCAGACCCGGACAGGAGTTCCCGACGCCAACGGCCACTATCCCGACATGGGTGCCTTCGAGTACGTCGAATCGGCGGCTTCGGACATCGACCTTACCGTTCCCTCGGTCTCCGGGCCGGCAACGGCAATCACCGGAACACAGGTGCAGTTGACCTGGACGGACACCAACACCGGCTCGGGCACCGCGCAGGGCCCTTGGCACGACGCTATCTATCTCGTTCAGGACCCCGATACCAATCCCGTCGCTATCTATGCCGGAGACGTGCTTGTCGCCAGCGGCGTGACCCTCGGACCCGGCGCGAGCGTCGTCTCGAGCGGCACGATTCGGGTTCCCGGCACTACAGTCGGCAACCATCGCTGGGAGGTGAAGGCCAACGATCGCGGCGAGGTCTTCGTCGGTCAGAACTCCGCGAACGCGACCGGGATCTCGCTGAATGAAGTCGCGATCGATCTGCCTGAACTCGTGGTCGATAGCCCGGCCACCAGCAACACCTTCGCGTCCACCGGTCAATCCGCCTGGTACAAGCTCACTCCCGGTGCGAACAAGGCGGTGGAAGTCACCCTGGATCTCACCGGAGCTTCAGGAGCGGTTCAACTGTTTGTCGGCCAGGGCTACTTGCCCACGCCGCAACACTACGACTTCCAGCAGATACAGTTCAACTCGACCACTGCAAGCCTCGTTATTCCAAGCACCTCAAGCCAGACCTATTATGTAACCGCCTACGCACAGTTATTGACGACCAGCCCTGCCCTATTCACCCTTGCAGCCACCACGATAAAGTTCTCCCTCACGTCGGTCTCGCCAAACGCGATCATCAACAGCGGATCGCAGACGCTGACGTTCGTGGGCGGCGGCTTCCAAAGCAACGCAACATACCAGTTGGTTGCGCCCGGCGGCCAGACATATACAGCAACTTCAGTCTTCCTGACCGACGCATCCCACGCCGCCGCCACTTTTGCCGCGAGTGGACTGGCCAATGGAATCTATGGCGCACAAGTCATGGAGAACGGAACTACTGTGTCACTGAGCAATGCAGTCGCGGTGGGTGCCAACTCTTCCGGATCAAGCTCCAGCGTGGGAGGCCAGATACAGGTCAACTTATCGACACCGTTTGAGTACCGCGTAGGTTTCCCCTTCGAGGCAACGCTGAACTACACGAATGTCAGCAGCTCCGACTTGCCGGCACCGATGATCCTGGTCTCCGCGACCGGTGCGACACTGTCTCAAATTCCGCCGCCATGCTCCGGCTGCAACGCGAACTTCCCGTTGATGTACCAAAGCCAAAATAGCTCCACATCCCTGCTTGTCCTTGGGATCAGCAACCAGGGGCCCGCCGGCGTGCTCCCGGCAGGTGCCTCGGGAAGTATCCCCTTGCTCGTCACGGCCGCATTCTCTTCGAATGTCACCTTCACCACGCAGGTCGTAAGCACGGCAAACCCTGATCCGCTGATCGGATACACGGTCAGCGACAAGGATTGCCCTGCATCAGGGTGCCCCGTCTCTCTTTCCGTCAAAGCCATCGCAAAGCGTCGCGCTTCTGCCTCACAAAACGGTTCAACGGCCCCGACAGAGACCGATATAGGGAATTTCCCTGACGCTACCGCTTTCTGCAGCGTGTTCCTGCCGGCATTTACAAGTGCTGCGGGGTTCTCGCGGACCTGCATGCAACTTCTCGTCGGATCTGGCTATCAGGCGGATCCAACTACCGTAGTTGCGCCGTACGAATACCTCAATCTCGATGGCCGCAACATTAATAGCCTGTTGGCTGCGGACGCGACTGCATTGAGCAGCCAGGGGATATACGAATCCGATGGCAGCCGCCTGTTCCAGTTCGAGCTTCAAAACGACGGCCTTAGTGTCTTCAACCAGCGGTACCACCAGGGGGCCTTTGGTTTCGGGACCAGCCACGCCTTCGATATCACAGGAGAGATCTACAACCGAACACCTGTCGTCCACTATCCGGACGGGAGTACAAGATCCTTTCCGACACCAGACCCGAGTAAGTCGAACCAGTATCTCGGATCTATTGGGGACTATGGTGTTCTCACAGTTAACACCGACGGAAGCTGGACGCTCACCGAAAGAAGCGGGACCGTCTACGACCTGGTCCCCGATACCCAGAATACGGCCACAGCGCGCCAAGTACTTAACTACATCCAGGATCTGAATGGCAATCGGATCACGCTGACGTATACCAACGACCTGGTCACGAGCGCAGTCGATAACTTCGGCAACACCATCGCCTTTGCCTACGACTCCCTTGGTCATATCCTTCAGGCGACCGATCCGGTGGGTAGAGTCACGACCTATACCTACGATACAAAGACCGATTCGCTCCACTCAACCTTCCTTACCTCCGTAACGAATTCTGCCGGCACCACCTCGTTCACATGGAACGAGGGCGGCCCATCCGGAGTCGGCTACATCGCCGACAGTTGCGTATCGACCTACTGCGAGCCTGCGATCGGGGTCAACACCATCGCCTATCCCGATGGCACCCACACTTATTTCACGTACGATGCGCTGGGGCGTCTTGCCACCCAGTACCAGGACGGAAACGCTCAGACGCTCACCTACAAATACGTTGCGGGGGGAGTCGTTACGCTGACCGACGCCGACGGCAACACAGTGCAGGCTTCAACCGACGTGAATGGAAACATATCGCAATACACCGATCCGCTTGGGTCGGTGACAAACCTTTCATACGACCCAGAGAGCAAGTTCACAGGCCTGGCTGGTCCACTCGGGACGACCCTGTCGTTCGGATACGACTCACTGGGCAATGTGGCATCGCTTGTCGATCCACTTGGCAACCAGCAGAACTACTCCTCGACCGCGTATAACAAGCTTCAATCCTTCACGGACGCCGCGGGAAATGCAACGAGCGCAACGTATGACAGCAGTTACAACCAGACTGGCTTAGTCTATCCGGACAACAGCAGTGTACAGGCCACATACGACGGCCATGGAAACGTGACCAGCGTGACTAACCGTCGTGGACACACAACGACCTATACCTACAACTCGGTCAATCTGCTTACGAGCAAGACCTACGCCAACGGCTCCCAGGTCAGCTATACCTACGACGCTCACCGAAACCTACTCACTTCGACCGCCTCGAACGGAACGACCTCTTTTGCCTATGACACTGCCGATCGTTTGACGCAGATCACTTATCCCGGCGGACAAACCATCCAGTACACATACAACACCGGCGGTCAGCGGACCAGCATGTCCGATTCGACTGGCTTCTCGGTCAACTACAGCTACGACGCGGCAGGCAGGCTCTCACAGCTTACCAACAGCGGCGGTGCGTCCATCGTCGCCTATACCTACGACGCCGCGGGTAATTTGACAAAGAAGAGCATGGGGAACGGCACGTCCACGACGTTCGCCTACGATGCAAACGGCAACCCGCTCCACCTCATCAACTATGGCGCAACCGGATCCGTGCTGAGCGAGTTCGACTATACCTACGATTCCCTCGGCAGAACGGCCACAGCCAAGGCGCCAGCCGGAACTTCAAGCTATGCCTACGACGCAGACGGCGAGATATCATCCGATAACACTCCGAACGGAGTTATACCGTACACCTACGACGTCAATGGAAACTGGACGAACGCCTCCGGCACCGCGTACAGCGTCAACAACCTGAACGAGTACACTACAGCCGGAACAACAGCATACGCCTACGACCCCGACGGTAACCTCATATCAGGTGCTGGGGTCAACTATACCTACGACGATGAGAACCGGCTCATCGGCATGACCAGCGCCACGGATACATGGACGTATCAGTACGATGGTTTGGGGAGCCGGATCTCGGCGACGCATAACGGAACGGTAACTCAGTATGTAAACGATCTTTCAGGTCTAGGTAACGTCGAGGCTGAGTTGAACGGCAGCGGCCAGCTTGTCTCTCACTACACCTACGGCCTCGACCTGACCAGTTCCGTGCCAGCCAGCGGTTCCGCTGCGTATTATGCCTTCGATGGCGCGGGTAACACGGCACAGATGACGAGCGCCTCCGGTAGCGTTGTCAATAGCTACAGCTATCTGCCATTCGGCCAGAAACTCACCAGCGTCACAGGCGTGGCCAATCCCTTCACCTTCGTTGGTGAGTACGGCGTGATGGATGAGGGCAGCGGTCTCTACTTTATGCGAAACCGCTGGTATGATCCGGCGCTCGGTCGGTTCGTTCAGCAGGATCCGATTGGTTTTGCTGGCGGAACAAATCTCTATAGCTACTCAGGAAATAGCCCACTCACCTACTCAGATCCAGTTGGTACGTGCCCCACGAAGGCAGACGTAATTGATGCCGGGAATCATGCGCTTAATGCGCTGTCCGGGACTGGCGTGGTAGCTGGCATTGCAGGTAACGTGTCGACGATCTTTAGCCTCGCACAAGACATACATAACGGAGACGCAACAAGCGCCGCCAAAGACAGCGCATCGATCCTAGCGCGCACCCTGTCGCTGGCACCTGCAGAGACAATAGCCGCAACAGAGTTCGTCGGTATCAAGCTATTGCAAAAAGCTCCCGCAGCTCTTGCCAAGGCCGTGCCATTGCTGGGCCAGATAGGAATTCTTGACGAGGCCAGCCAGGCTGGCTTCAATGGAGCCGCAGCCCTCTATTATTACTCGCCATTCCAATTCGACCCCCATGACGACCCAACCGTCTGCAACAACGTAACTCCTGCACCGCGCACTGAAATGCCGATAGACGTACCCGTCGACAAACTTTTGAATGGGCAAATTACCATCACGGATATGACTTCAGGCGGGACATCCAAGGATCCCAACGGCAAGCTGACCTCCGGCTTTGGCGATCAAGGCTTTGTTCCGCCGAGCACGCCAATTCTGTACACCATTTACTTCGAGAACCAGCCAACTGCCACGGCCCCCGCAGAGAAGGTGACCGTCACCGATCCGCTGGCCCCCAATCTCGACTGGTCGACCGTGCAGCTGAGCCAGATCCAGTTCAATAACGTCACCATCAACGTCCCGGCGGGTCAGCAGACCTACAGCGGCCAGGTGAGCGTAGGCACCGATCCGAACCCGGTAAGCGTGAACGCCGCGCTGAACCCCAGCACGGGAGTCCTCTCCTGGACGATGCAATCGGTGAACCCCACCACCGGTGGCCTGCCCTCCGACCCGCTCGCCGGGTTCCTGCCGCCCAACAATGCCAGCAACCAGGGCACCGGATACGTCACCTTCACCGTAAAGCCGAAGAGCGGACTGTCTAACGGCACAGCGATCACGAACCAGGCCACGATCGTCTTCGACGCGAACGCGGCGATCAGCACGAACACAGTCACGAACACGATCGATTCGGTCGATCCCACCAGCAGTGTAGGAGCATTACCCGCAACGACAACCTCGCCGTCGTTCACCGTCACCTGGACCGGAAGCGATCCTGCGGGTGCTGGAATCGCCAGCTACAACATCTATGTATCAATTAACAATGGCGCCTACTCAGTCTGGCTGTCTTCCACAACCGCGACTTCGGCGACTTACAGCGGCGTTGCCGGTCTCACCTACTCCTTCTATTCGATCGCGACAGATAATGCAGGAAACATACAGCTGGCCCCAGGACCAATCCAGACGACGACAACTGCTCAGGCGCTAGCATCGCAGACGATCACCTTCGGCACCCTGGCGAACCAAACTTATGGCGTGGCCGCAATTTCGCTCACCGCCACGGCAAGCTCGGGACTTCCAGTGGCCTACACGGTGACCGGACCCGCTACCGTGTCTGGCTCAACGTTGACGATCACCGGAGCCGGCCTTGTGACGATAACCGCCTCACAAGCGGGCAACAATACCTATGCCGCCGCCACTTCGGTGTCGCAGAGCTTCACGATTGCCAAGGCTGCTTTGACCGCGACCGCGACAAACGTGACCAGATTATATGGCGCTGCAAACCCTGCTCTCACGTACAGCCTTGCCGGCTTCGTCAACGGCGATACCACTGCGGTCGTCTCCGGCTCGGCTACGCTCTCGACCACGGCGACAACGACCTCGGCTCCAGGGCCCTACCCGATCACCTTCGCGACCGAAGCACTCGCCGCGACAAACTACACCTTCAACTATGTAGCAGGTGTGTTGACCGTCTCCGGCGGGGCTTACCAGACGATAACCTTCAGTGCTTTGTTGAACCAGACGTATGGGACTGCTCCGCTCACGCTCGCAGCGACCGCAAGCTCCGGTCTTCCCGTGAGCTATAGAGTGAACGGACCTGCGACGATCTCAGGCTCGATATTGACGGTCACCGGCGCGGGGCTTGTGACGGTAACGGCGTCGCAGGCCGGCAACGCGGACTACGCGGCAGCCACTCCCGTCTCGCAGAGCTTCACAGTGGCCAAGGCTGTGTTGACGGCAACAGCCGCATCGTTGTCACGGATCTATGGGGTGGCGAACCCTGCGTTGACTTATTCCGTCGCCGGATTCGTGAACGGCGATACAAGTGCTATTGTCTCTGGCTCCGCCACTTTGAGCACGACTGCTTCTGCCACTTCGCCCGCTGGCACTTATCCGATCACCTTCACGACCGAGGCCCTGGCCGCTACAAATTACAGTTTCAAGTACGTGGCAGGAGTGCTGACCATCTCTGGCGGGGCTTCCCAAGCGATCACCTTTGGTACTCTTGCTGGAAAGACATACGGAGTGGCTCCGCTTACCTTGACAGCAACGGCCAGCTCGGGTCTGCCGGTGAGCTATACAACGACCGGCCCGGCGACGATATCGGGTTCGACGTTGACGATCACCGGTGCGGGTCTGGTGATAGTAACCGCCTCGCAGGCTGGCAACACGGACTACGCGGCGGCCATGCCTGTCTCGCAGAGCTTGACGGTTGCAAAGGCTGTTTTGACCGCGACGGCGGCGAGCGTATCAAGGCCTTATGGTGCGGCGAATCCGGCTCTGACTTACTCCGTGGCCGGATTCGTGAATGGAGATAACAATTCGGTGGTCTCAGGCTCGGCGGCCCCGACCACGACGGCGACGGCTACATCGGCTCCAGGAACGTACCCGATCACCTTCGCAACCGAGGGCCTGGTCGCAGCCAACTACAGCTTCGCCTACGTGGCTGGAACGCTGACGGTCTCATCTGGCACGCTTGTCATCGCTCCATCCTCCGGGAACTTCGGCAGCATCACGGTTGGCAGGATTAGTCCGGTGATCTCGTTTACCGTCACGAACAATACGACTTCGACGATGGGCTATCTCGGATACACCAATCTTGGGGAGTTCTACCTTCAGCCGGGGACCTGCCATTTGGTAAACGGGGAACCAATGCTGAATCCCGGCAAGAGCTGTGTCTTCACCGCCGTCTTCAAGCCGACGAAGCCGGGACCTGTCAGCGGATCCCTTTCGATTCAGACGTCATCGGGCACCTTCACCGTCCCGATGACTGGAACGGGTTCGACGCTTTTGATTGCTCCATCCTCCGGGAACTTCGGCATCATTACTGTGGGAAAGACCAGTCCAGTGATTTCATTTACCGTCACAAACGATACGACTACAACGATGGGATATCTGGGTTACGCGAACCTTGGAGAGTTCTATCTTCAACCGGGGACGTGCCATCTGGTGAATGGCGAACCCATGCTGAATCCGGGCCAAAGCTGCGTCTTCACCGCGGTCTTCAAGCCGACCAAACCGGGATCTGTCAGCGGCAGCCTATCGATTCAGACATCCTCGGGGACCTTCAACATTCCAATGATGGGAACAGGACTGACGCCGTGA